In Hyperolius riggenbachi isolate aHypRig1 chromosome 10, aHypRig1.pri, whole genome shotgun sequence, a genomic segment contains:
- the LOC137536253 gene encoding gastrula zinc finger protein XlCGF53.1-like, with product MEKDRNHMTKEILNLTLEIIYLLTGEDYVPVRKSSVHITRSMSARVSGGWSKGPILDAATHSPTPESHNDKKILEVTNKIIELLTGEVPMRYQDVTVYFSMEEWQYIEGHKDLYKDIIMKTELPLKTKAVQGSNDTEVEKQNMSSPPPSVNSSETIAPNKNSIKNCRWKRPQKWRTKYIRKATAAPAVDKHTSASMEHTGSSYASPVTAGSLATSSPFTPCEMKEGALQDPSNSAQTQATPKNVKSEFSSSTPAHPLEAPNFEPAGLTETKGPNGNTDDFTSYSTANPIGFHQTMYSPQPIKEEPVSSDEDRTTGCLPEDDPHQPTNHDEDPLSQIKEEPNLLSENHLPEFNLYDIADQGKYDSAHVNIEPVSTEEAYASPDYFQRSYSTTGLKPRTCVTANPPAINGKNYEDNNISTQCTNVSSLKYRPTPNCSSRQYAARNRCTALEQTSVRATSNAAMRHYVPPDHSKKKHTVIDHTQRQFDFRNEGFSDKGSHGFYSTLDRNSVNDNVRKLTQKTGKKLALTIGCDYNKYHEKMTSTNHQTLQTSHSAHVCSVCDKSFTSSFGLVRHQTIHNGNKVACPQCGKLFFYKSSLHIHQRIHTGEKLFGCPVCGKCFTNNSNLIVHQRIHTGEKPFSCLTCGKRFGHKGHLNRHLRTHESEQATANEENVGNIGPYNSTSPKVNRLSLKVYDTSANCSSDKSY from the exons GATTATGTACCAGTAAGGAAATCCAGTGTACATATCACAAGAAGTATGAGCGCACGTGTGTCAGGCGGGTGGAGCAAGGGCCCCATATTGGATGCTGCAACGCACTCTCCAACACCTGAGAGTCACAATGACAAGAAGATCCTAGAAGTCACTAACAAGATCATTGAGCtgctgaccggagag GTTCCTATGAGGTATCAGGATGTCACTGTGTATTTCTctatggaggagtggcagtatatagaaggacataAGGATCTCTACAAGGATATCATAATGAAGACTGAGCTGCCCCTCAAAACAAAAG CAGTACAAGGGAGCAACGATACTGAAGTAGAGAAACAAAATATGTCATCGCCACCTCCCTCTGTAAACAGTAGTGAAACCATTGCACCAAATAAAAACAGTATAAAAAATTGTAGATGGAAACGGCCACAAAAATGGAGAACCAAGTACATAAGAAAAGCAACAGCAGCTCCTGCTGTAGACAAACACACTTCAGCATCTATGGAACATACAGGGTCATCATATGCATCTCCAGTGACTGCTGGCTCCCTTGCCACTAGTAGTCCCTTTACCCCATGTGAGATGAAAGAAGGTGCTCTTCAGGATCCTTCTAATTCTGCACAGACGCAAGCTACACCTAAAAATGTGAAATCTGAATTTTCCTCTTCCACTCCTGCACATCCCTTGGAAGCTCCTAATTTTGAACCTGCAGGACTTACAGAAACCAAAGGTCCAAATGGGAACACTGATGATTTTACCTCCTATTCAACAGCCAACCCTATAGGTTTTCATCAGACAATGTATAGCCCTCAACCTATTAAGGAGGAGCCTGTGTCAAGTGATGAGGACAGAACTACAGGTTGTCTTCCTGAAGATGATCCACACCAGCCTACAAACCATGACGAAGATCCCTTGAGTCAAATCAAGGAAGAACCAAACTTGCTTTCAGAAAACCATCTTCCGGAATTTAATCTTTATGATATTGCTGACCAAGGCAAATATGACTCTGCTCATGTTAACATAGAACCAGTCTCAACTGAGGAAGCGTATGCATCTCCAGATTATTTTCAGAGATCATATTCTACCACAGGTCTTAAACCAAGAACATGTGTGACTGCGAATCCACCAGCCATAAATGGTAAGAATTATGAAGATAATAATATATCAACACAATGTACAAATGTAAGTTCATTAAAATATCGCCCAACTCCAAATTGTTCTTCAAGACAATATGCAGCCAGAAATCGCTGTACAGCTCTAGAACAGACATCGGTACGTGCCACCTCAAATGCTGCAATGAGACATTATGTACCCCCAGATCATTCAAAGAAAAAACATACGGTTATAGATCATACACAAAGACAATTTGATTTTAGGAATGAAGGTTTCTCTGACAAAGGAAGCCATGGTTTCTACTCTACTCTAGATCGAAACAGTGTAAATGATAATGTAAGAAAGCTTACCCAGAAGACAGGTAAAAAGCTGGCCCTCACTATTGGTTGTGATTACAACAAATACCATGAAAAAATGACCTCCACAAACCACCAGACCTTGCAGACCTCACATTCTGCGCATGTCTGCTCTGTTTGTGACAAAAGCTTCACCTCCAGCTTTGGCCTGGTCAGGCACCAGACCATCCACAATGGGAATAAGGTGGCATGTCCGCAGTGTGGTAAACTGTTTTTCTACAAGTCCAGCCTGCACATCCACCAGCGAATTCACACCGGGGAAAAACTTTTTGGTTGTCCAGTTTGTGGAAAATGTTTTACTAACAACTCAAACCTCATCGTTCACCAACGAATTCATACAGgcgagaagccattttcttgttTGACATGTGGTAAACGTTTTGGCCACAAAGGCCACCTCAACAGACACCTGAGGACTCATGAATCAGAACAGGCAACAGCCAATGAAGAAAATGTAGGCAATATTGGACCTTACAACTCGACAAGCCCGAAAGTGAATCGGTTGTCTCTCAAAGTATATGACACCAGTGCCAACTGTTCTTCTGATAAAAGTTATTAA